One candidate division WOR-3 bacterium DNA window includes the following coding sequences:
- a CDS encoding Ig-like domain-containing protein: MRRVTVLSIVTALVAILATCVTSDTTNPQVTIVSPVNNDTIAAGNILIKAYATDNKAVTKVEFYIDNTLKGSDQAGTADTFRYIWDAAAETPGSVHTIYAKAYDAAENSATSAVITIVIAGGGGGTGPTHHSGSITQDETWYPSGNPHIIDNDISVQNNATLTIKPGCIVKFAPGTELYTGYASTAGAIIANGTPDSIILFTSNVATPSPGDWHNVGLYDLAMSTSSFSYCVFEYGGGSSSWPGEFYAQSITNVKITNCTFRHSGNYGVYLHDNTGFQTFTNNTITSCNQFPLHIHAEYVRTIGTGNSFTGNTQNGILVKGGTVINSGTWLNHGVPYVINGDVSVGSNTNNPVLTIAPGTTIQLMPDVEFYCGYSGRGAIKADGTSGRIRFISSSPSPGRGDWQSIGFYDNTIDADAKLINCTIEYGAGDGYGNIYIDDALPQIQNDSIGHSAAYGIYLTGSEYPSPAELRANNTFYDCVNGDIREP; encoded by the coding sequence ATGAGAAGAGTAACTGTTCTCAGTATCGTCACGGCACTGGTTGCGATACTGGCAACCTGCGTGACCAGCGACACCACTAACCCCCAGGTTACAATCGTCAGCCCCGTAAACAACGATACCATTGCCGCCGGTAACATCTTGATTAAAGCGTATGCCACCGACAACAAAGCGGTAACCAAAGTTGAATTCTATATTGACAACACCCTTAAGGGTTCAGACCAGGCCGGTACCGCCGACACCTTCCGCTACATCTGGGATGCTGCTGCCGAAACCCCGGGCTCGGTTCACACAATTTATGCCAAAGCCTATGATGCGGCGGAAAATTCAGCAACATCCGCTGTCATCACGATTGTGATTGCTGGTGGTGGCGGTGGCACCGGACCAACGCACCATTCAGGTTCAATAACGCAGGATGAAACCTGGTATCCTTCCGGCAATCCTCACATAATTGACAACGACATTTCGGTCCAAAACAACGCCACCCTGACCATTAAACCGGGCTGTATTGTCAAGTTTGCCCCGGGAACCGAACTTTATACCGGATACGCCAGCACCGCCGGTGCCATCATCGCCAACGGCACCCCGGACTCAATCATACTTTTCACCTCGAATGTTGCCACGCCATCACCAGGCGACTGGCATAATGTTGGTCTCTATGACCTGGCAATGAGCACCTCCAGTTTCAGTTACTGCGTATTTGAATATGGCGGTGGTTCGTCAAGCTGGCCCGGTGAGTTCTACGCCCAAAGCATCACCAATGTAAAAATTACCAACTGCACCTTCCGTCACAGCGGAAATTACGGTGTTTATCTCCACGACAATACCGGTTTCCAGACCTTTACCAATAACACCATTACCAGTTGCAACCAGTTCCCGCTCCACATCCATGCCGAATATGTCCGGACCATCGGCACCGGCAACAGTTTCACCGGCAACACCCAGAACGGCATCCTGGTTAAAGGGGGAACGGTCATCAACTCCGGCACCTGGCTAAATCACGGTGTCCCATATGTTATCAACGGCGATGTCAGCGTGGGCAGCAACACCAACAACCCGGTTCTGACCATCGCGCCCGGCACCACGATTCAACTTATGCCCGATGTTGAGTTTTACTGCGGTTACAGTGGCCGCGGCGCGATTAAAGCCGACGGCACCAGCGGGCGCATCCGCTTCATCAGTTCCTCACCATCACCAGGTCGGGGTGACTGGCAGTCCATCGGGTTTTACGACAACACCATTGACGCCGATGCCAAACTTATCAACTGCACCATTGAATACGGCGCTGGTGACGGCTATGGCAACATCTACATCGACGATGCCTTGCCCCAAATCCAGAACGACTCAATCGGTCACAGCGCCGCCTATGGCATCTATCTCACCGGTAGCGAATACCCATCACCCGCGGAACTCCGCGCCAACAACACATTTTACGACTGCGTTAACGGCGACATCCGGGAACCTTAG
- a CDS encoding aspartate-semialdehyde dehydrogenase codes for MKKVGIAGATGLVGDTLISLLESGPYKIEELRLFASEKSAGKKVLFRDKEIEVGPLSVDGFKGLDIAFFCVENELARQFVPEVAKFCPVIDKSSEFRLKEDVPLVVPEVNPETLKGHKNIIGNPNCTTIPLVVAVNPLHQEFGLKEIFLATYQSVSGAGRAALEQLYYESEFFCVQRQPDTEESPFPVQIVDNVIPWIGGGDGTGNSGEEQKTVKETQKILGLPDLKINSTCVRVPITVGHSLAVTCRFEKKVNWERALELLKKAPGVVLRQVNELLTPLFCRGKNDVFVGRVRPGATENDLNLWIVADNLYKGAATNALQIAELLFKS; via the coding sequence ATGAAGAAGGTTGGTATTGCTGGTGCAACCGGGCTGGTTGGCGATACGCTGATCAGTCTTCTGGAGTCAGGACCTTATAAGATTGAGGAGTTAAGGCTTTTCGCCTCGGAGAAGAGCGCCGGGAAAAAGGTGTTGTTTCGGGATAAGGAGATTGAGGTTGGACCACTTTCGGTTGACGGCTTTAAAGGGCTGGACATCGCCTTTTTCTGCGTGGAGAATGAACTGGCGCGGCAGTTTGTGCCCGAGGTGGCGAAGTTCTGTCCTGTGATTGACAAGTCAAGCGAGTTCCGGTTGAAAGAGGATGTGCCGCTCGTTGTGCCGGAGGTCAATCCTGAAACGCTTAAAGGGCACAAAAACATCATCGGCAACCCCAACTGCACAACAATTCCGCTCGTGGTCGCGGTTAACCCGCTGCATCAGGAGTTTGGATTAAAGGAAATCTTTCTGGCAACTTATCAGTCGGTATCGGGTGCGGGTCGGGCAGCGCTCGAGCAACTTTATTACGAGAGTGAGTTTTTCTGTGTTCAGAGGCAACCCGATACGGAAGAGAGCCCGTTTCCGGTTCAGATTGTGGACAATGTGATTCCCTGGATTGGGGGTGGTGATGGGACGGGAAACAGTGGTGAGGAGCAAAAGACCGTTAAGGAAACCCAGAAAATTTTGGGGCTACCGGACTTAAAAATCAACTCAACCTGTGTCCGGGTTCCGATTACGGTTGGACACAGCCTTGCGGTTACCTGCCGGTTTGAGAAGAAGGTAAATTGGGAAAGAGCGCTGGAGTTACTGAAAAAGGCGCCCGGCGTGGTGTTGCGACAGGTTAATGAGTTGCTCACACCGCTTTTCTGCCGGGGAAAGAACGATGTGTTTGTCGGTCGGGTGCGGCCAGGGGCAACCGAAAACGACCTCAACCTCTGGATTGTTGCCGACAACCTTTACAAGGGGGCAGCAACCAACGCGTTGCAGATTGCCGAACTTCTGTTTAAGTCTTAA